One Longimicrobiaceae bacterium genomic region harbors:
- the fabD gene encoding ACP S-malonyltransferase codes for MSGGERIGLLFPGQGSQSVGMGRDLAERFPAAREMYQEADDALGFALSKLCWEGPEDELTLTVNAQPALLVHSAVVWKLISGAQMDVVAAAGHSLGEFSAYHAAGALGFADAVRAVRRRGELMLESGRARPGTMAAVLGLDDDVIEGVCREASGGDGVVVPANFNSPGQVVISGDVAAVERASALLVSAGAKKVTGLNVSGAFHSPLMQVAEGGLEAQLDAAEMRDPAFAVVSNVTAHPVTDGAEAKRLLIEQLTSPVQWTASVRTMLQLGATRFLEVGPGKVLTGMLKRIDKAAEGRGTVLGTADAVEAFLQAGG; via the coding sequence GTGAGCGGCGGCGAACGCATCGGCCTGCTCTTCCCCGGCCAGGGCTCGCAGTCGGTGGGGATGGGCAGGGACCTGGCGGAGCGGTTCCCCGCCGCACGCGAGATGTACCAGGAGGCGGACGACGCGCTGGGGTTCGCGCTGTCCAAGCTCTGCTGGGAGGGGCCGGAAGACGAGCTGACGCTGACGGTGAACGCGCAGCCCGCGCTCCTCGTCCACAGCGCCGTGGTCTGGAAGCTCATCTCGGGGGCGCAGATGGACGTCGTCGCCGCCGCCGGGCACTCGCTGGGCGAGTTCAGCGCGTACCACGCCGCGGGCGCGCTCGGCTTCGCGGACGCGGTTCGCGCCGTGCGCCGCCGCGGCGAGCTGATGCTGGAGTCCGGCCGCGCGCGTCCGGGCACGATGGCCGCGGTGCTGGGGCTGGACGACGACGTGATCGAGGGCGTGTGCCGCGAGGCCAGCGGCGGCGACGGCGTGGTCGTGCCCGCCAACTTCAACTCGCCCGGACAGGTAGTCATCTCCGGCGACGTCGCGGCGGTGGAGCGCGCCAGCGCCCTCCTCGTCTCGGCCGGCGCCAAGAAGGTCACCGGGCTCAACGTCTCCGGCGCCTTCCACTCGCCGCTGATGCAGGTCGCCGAGGGCGGGCTGGAGGCGCAGCTCGACGCGGCGGAGATGCGCGACCCGGCGTTCGCCGTCGTCTCCAACGTCACCGCGCATCCGGTGACCGACGGGGCGGAGGCGAAGCGGCTTCTGATCGAACAGCTCACGTCGCCGGTGCAGTGGACGGCTTCGGTCCGGACCATGCTGCAGCTGGGGGCGACGCGCTTCCTGGAGGTCGGGCCCGGCAAGGTGCTCACCGGCATGCTCAAGCGCATCGACAAGGCGGCGGAAGGGCGGGGGACGGTGCTCGGGACGGCGGACGCCGTCGAGGCTTTCCTACAGGCGGGGGGGTAG
- a CDS encoding beta-ketoacyl-ACP synthase III, which produces MNQTQTPARARVASTGRFSPPRVMTNAELETLVETNDEWIRTRTGIRERRIADRETGAADMAAGASRIALERAGLEAADLDMILLSTATPDRLLPSTACDLQALLGASNAGAYDFATACSGFLYGLSMAEGHISAGHAKNVLVVATEKMSSIVDWTDRATCVLFGDGSGAAVVQPGNGDGSGILSSFMKSDGTLAELLYRPGGGTRFPLDISVLDERSHFVKMAGPEVFKSAVRSMCEAAETALQRAGVTANEIDLMVPHQANMRIIEATAKYARIPMEKVFVNVDRYGNMSSASIPVALDEAQEQGRCGPGSLVLMAAFGAGFTWAANVVRL; this is translated from the coding sequence ATGAACCAGACGCAGACCCCCGCCCGCGCGCGCGTGGCCTCCACCGGCCGCTTCTCCCCCCCGCGGGTGATGACGAACGCCGAGCTGGAGACGCTGGTCGAGACCAACGACGAGTGGATCCGCACGCGCACGGGCATCCGCGAGCGCCGCATCGCCGACCGCGAGACGGGCGCCGCCGACATGGCCGCCGGGGCATCGCGCATCGCGCTGGAGCGCGCCGGGCTCGAGGCCGCGGACCTGGACATGATCCTCCTGTCCACCGCCACGCCCGACCGCCTGCTCCCGTCCACCGCCTGCGACCTCCAGGCGCTGCTGGGCGCCTCGAACGCCGGCGCGTACGACTTCGCCACCGCGTGCTCGGGCTTCCTCTACGGCCTGTCCATGGCCGAGGGCCACATCTCCGCCGGCCACGCCAAGAACGTCCTCGTAGTCGCGACCGAGAAGATGTCGTCCATCGTGGACTGGACCGACCGGGCCACCTGCGTGCTCTTCGGCGACGGCAGCGGCGCGGCGGTGGTGCAGCCGGGCAACGGCGACGGCAGCGGCATCCTCTCCAGCTTCATGAAGTCCGACGGCACCCTGGCCGAGCTGCTCTACCGGCCGGGCGGCGGCACGCGCTTCCCGCTCGATATCTCCGTGCTGGACGAGCGCAGCCACTTCGTGAAGATGGCAGGGCCCGAGGTCTTCAAGTCCGCCGTGCGCTCCATGTGCGAGGCCGCCGAGACGGCGCTCCAGCGCGCGGGCGTCACGGCCAACGAGATCGACCTGATGGTGCCGCACCAGGCGAACATGCGCATCATCGAGGCGACGGCCAAGTACGCGCGGATCCCCATGGAAAAGGTGTTCGTGAACGTGGACCGCTACGGCAATATGAGCTCCGCCTCCATCCCCGTCGCGCTCGACGAGGCGCAGGAGCAGGGGCGCTGCGGCCCGGGCTCGCTGGTGCTGATGGCGGCGTTCGGCGCGGGCTTCACGTGGGCCGCCAACGTGGTGCGCCTGTGA